In Cervus elaphus chromosome 24, mCerEla1.1, whole genome shotgun sequence, a single genomic region encodes these proteins:
- the UCN2 gene encoding urocortin-2 has protein sequence MMTRWALLTLMVLTLGRTLLVPATPTPGSQLLPQNLPQATACPVTSESPSASTTAPSAAWGHPSPDPHPGPRIALSLDVPLGLLQILLEQARARAAREQAAANAHILAQVGRR, from the coding sequence ATGATGACTAGGTGGGCTCTGCTCACGCTGATGGTCCTGACATTGGGCAGGACCCTGCTTGTCCCagcaacccccaccccaggctcccagctcctccctcagAACCTTCCCCAGGCCACTGCCTGCCCTGTGACCTCGGAGAGCCCCTCAGCCAGCACCACGGCACCCTCCGCTGCGTGGGGCCACCCCAGCCCtgacccccaccctggcccccgcATCGCCCTCTCGCTGGACGTCCCCCTTGGCCTCCTGCAGATCTTACTGGAGCAGGCCCGGGCCAGGGCTGCGAGGGAGCAGGCTGCTGCCAATGCCCACATCCTCGCCCAGGTCGGCCGCCGCTGA